A single window of Microbispora hainanensis DNA harbors:
- a CDS encoding PHB depolymerase family esterase, translating to MLLGVRPAAAASLTRVTGFGANPTNLNMYLYVPDRVAARPALLVLVHYCTGSAGAIFNGNGHDYVTAADRYGYIIVVPEATRSGQCFDVSTPAALRRDGGSDSTGIMSMVSWARQRYNVDPNRIVVSGFSSGAMMTNVLAAEYPDVFSAGAAFSGVPAGCFATTDGSLWNSQCSGGNLIKSAQQWGDQARAMYPGYTGRYPRMQLWHGTTDTTLAYPNYGEEIKQWTNLHGLSQTPSFTDHPQSSWTRTRYGDTSTQATIEGISISGVGHQLPMNGQLAYAISFLGLDSTTTPSPSPSPSASPSPSPSATPTTGGGGGAIKGVASGRCLDVPGATTADGTQVQLWDCNGQTNQTWSSTSAGEIRVYGNKCLDAAGTGNGVKVQIYSCWGGDNQKWRLNSDGSIQGVQSGLCLDAVGAGTGNGTKIQLYSCHGGTNQKWTWNG from the coding sequence ATGCTCCTGGGGGTACGGCCCGCCGCGGCGGCCTCGCTGACCCGGGTGACCGGCTTCGGCGCCAACCCCACGAACCTGAACATGTACCTCTACGTGCCCGACCGGGTCGCGGCACGGCCGGCGCTGCTGGTGCTGGTGCATTACTGCACCGGATCCGCCGGCGCGATTTTCAACGGCAACGGGCACGACTACGTCACCGCCGCGGACCGGTACGGGTACATCATCGTGGTCCCCGAGGCCACCCGCAGTGGGCAGTGCTTCGACGTGTCCACCCCCGCCGCGCTCAGGCGCGACGGCGGGAGCGACTCCACCGGCATCATGTCGATGGTCTCCTGGGCGCGGCAGCGCTACAACGTCGACCCGAACCGGATCGTCGTGAGCGGCTTTTCCTCCGGCGCGATGATGACCAACGTCCTGGCCGCCGAATATCCCGACGTGTTCTCGGCCGGGGCGGCCTTCTCCGGCGTACCGGCCGGATGCTTCGCGACCACCGACGGCTCCCTGTGGAACAGCCAGTGCTCCGGCGGCAACCTCATCAAGTCCGCCCAGCAATGGGGCGACCAGGCCCGCGCCATGTACCCCGGCTACACCGGCCGCTACCCCCGCATGCAGCTGTGGCACGGCACCACCGACACCACTCTCGCCTACCCCAACTACGGCGAAGAGATCAAGCAGTGGACCAACCTGCACGGGCTGAGCCAGACCCCGTCCTTCACCGACCACCCGCAGTCGTCGTGGACCCGCACCCGCTACGGCGACACAAGCACCCAGGCCACCATCGAAGGCATCAGCATCTCCGGCGTCGGCCACCAACTCCCCATGAACGGCCAGCTCGCCTACGCCATCTCCTTCCTCGGCCTCGACAGCACCACCACACCCTCACCCTCACCCAGCCCCTCGGCGAGCCCTTCGCCCAGCCCGTCGGCGACCCCCACCACCGGTGGCGGTGGCGGGGCGATCAAGGGGGTGGCCTCCGGCCGCTGCCTGGACGTGCCCGGCGCGACCACCGCCGACGGCACCCAGGTGCAGCTGTGGGACTGCAACGGCCAGACCAACCAGACCTGGTCGTCCACCTCCGCCGGCGAGATCCGCGTGTACGGCAACAAGTGCCTCGACGCGGCCGGCACCGGCAACGGCGTCAAGGTCCAGATCTACAGCTGCTGGGGCGGCGACAACCAGAAGTGGCGCCTCAACTCCGACGGCTCCATCCAGGGCGTCCAGTCCGGGCTGTGCCTGGACGCCGTCGGAGCCGGCACCGGCAACGGCACCAAGATCCAGCTGTACTCCTGCCACGGCGGCACCAACCAGAAGTGGACCTGGAACGGCTGA